A single Bacteroidota bacterium DNA region contains:
- the fumC gene encoding class II fumarate hydratase codes for MSYRIEKDTMGEVKVPADKYWGAQTERSRNNFKIGPEASMPKEIIYAFAYLKKAAAHANCDLGVLSKEKRDAISQVCDEILAKKLDDQFPLVIWQTGSGTQSNMNLNEVISNRAHVLAGNKLGEGKVAVHPNDDVNKSQSSNDTYPTALNIATYKMVKDITIPGIELLRNTLKKKSDEYMNVVKIGRTHLMDATPLTLGQEFSGYVSQLDHGLKALKNTLEHLAELALGGTAVGTGINTPKGYDVTVAKKIAEFTGLPFVTAPNKYEALASHDAIVETHGALKQLAVSLMKIANDIRMLASGPRSGIGEILIPENEPGSSIMPGKVNPTQSEAMTMVCAQVMGNDVAITIGGMSGHYELNVFKPVIAHNVLTSARLLGDACVSFNDHCAIGIEPNYSAIKKHLDNSLMLVTALNTHIGYENAAKIAKTAHKNGTTLKEEALKLSLLTSEQFDEWVKPEDMIGSLK; via the coding sequence ATGAGCTATAGAATCGAAAAAGACACCATGGGCGAGGTAAAAGTACCTGCCGATAAATATTGGGGAGCACAAACAGAACGTTCTCGCAACAATTTTAAAATTGGTCCTGAAGCTAGTATGCCAAAAGAAATAATTTATGCCTTTGCTTATTTAAAAAAGGCTGCAGCACATGCCAACTGCGACCTAGGAGTTTTATCTAAAGAAAAACGAGATGCAATATCACAAGTGTGTGATGAAATTTTAGCAAAAAAACTAGACGACCAATTCCCTTTAGTTATATGGCAAACAGGCTCTGGCACACAAAGCAACATGAACTTAAACGAAGTTATATCTAATAGAGCTCATGTTCTTGCAGGAAATAAATTAGGTGAAGGGAAAGTTGCCGTGCATCCAAATGATGACGTAAATAAATCACAATCATCTAACGACACCTACCCAACTGCATTAAACATTGCTACCTACAAAATGGTGAAAGACATTACCATTCCTGGCATTGAGCTACTGCGTAATACCTTGAAAAAGAAAAGTGATGAGTACATGAATGTGGTAAAAATTGGAAGAACCCATTTGATGGATGCTACACCACTTACACTAGGACAAGAGTTTTCAGGATATGTATCTCAACTAGACCATGGATTAAAGGCGCTGAAGAATACACTTGAACACCTTGCAGAACTTGCACTTGGTGGCACAGCTGTTGGAACAGGCATTAACACACCAAAAGGATATGACGTAACAGTAGCAAAAAAAATTGCTGAATTTACAGGTCTGCCTTTTGTTACCGCCCCTAATAAATATGAGGCTCTTGCATCACATGATGCTATTGTAGAAACACACGGAGCATTAAAACAATTAGCGGTTTCATTAATGAAAATAGCAAATGATATTCGCATGCTGGCATCAGGCCCACGCAGTGGTATTGGGGAGATATTAATTCCGGAAAACGAACCAGGATCTTCTATTATGCCGGGCAAGGTAAACCCAACACAATCGGAAGCCATGACTATGGTGTGTGCACAAGTAATGGGAAATGATGTTGCGATAACAATAGGAGGAATGAGCGGACACTATGAATTAAATGTATTTAAGCCTGTTATTGCGCACAATGTTCTTACATCGGCTCGTTTGCTGGGCGATGCATGCGTTTCCTTTAACGACCACTGTGCAATTGGCATTGAACCAAATTACTCTGCTATCAAAAAACATCTTGACAACTCCCTAATGTTGGTAACAGCGCTCAACACTCATATTGGCTACGAAAATGCCGCCAAGATTGCTAAAACAGCTCATAAGAATGGAACAACCTTAAAAGAAGAAGCGTTAAAATTGAGTCTTTTAACATCTGAACAATTTGATGAATGGGTAAAACCGGAAGACATGATCGGCTCATTGAAATAA
- a CDS encoding nucleoside deaminase has protein sequence MQFSDEYFMREALKEAKKAFDADEVPVGAVIVSNNQIISRAHNLTERLNDVTAHAEMQAITAAANTLGGKYLNECTLYVTLEPCIMCAGAIMWGQFGKIVFGASDPKKGFLNLNQKVLHPKTNITNGILGEECAILLKTFFEKKR, from the coding sequence ATGCAATTCTCTGACGAATATTTTATGCGCGAAGCCTTAAAAGAGGCTAAAAAAGCTTTTGATGCCGATGAGGTGCCCGTTGGCGCTGTGATCGTTTCCAATAATCAAATTATTTCGCGTGCACATAATCTTACAGAAAGATTAAATGATGTAACCGCACATGCTGAAATGCAAGCTATTACGGCAGCTGCAAATACATTAGGTGGTAAATATTTAAACGAATGTACACTTTATGTAACACTAGAGCCATGTATAATGTGTGCTGGAGCAATAATGTGGGGACAGTTCGGCAAAATAGTTTTTGGTGCAAGCGACCCCAAAAAAGGGTTTTTAAACTTAAATCAAAAAGTATTACACCCTAAAACAAATATTACGAACGGAATACTAGGGGAAGAGTGCGCTATACTTTTAAAAACATTTTTTGAAAAAAAAAGATAA
- the aspS gene encoding aspartate--tRNA ligase: protein MLRTHTCGELTIKNVGQQVTLCGWIQKSRDLGGLTFIDLRDRYGVTQLAFNMDTNNALCELARKLGREFVVKAIGKVVERSSKNSKMTTGDIEIVVESLETLNSSITPPFTIEDNTDGGDDLRMKYRYLDLRRNPVKEALLLRHRMAIETRNYLDKQNFIEVETPVLIKSTPEGARDFVVPSRMNPGQFYALPQSPQTFKQLLMVAGFDRYYQLVKCFRDEDLRADRQPEFTQIDCEMSFVEREDILQTFEGLTKYLFKTVKGIDIPVVPHMTYADAAKYYGSDKPDTRFDMKFVELNEVVKGKNFKVFDDAELVVGICAKGCAEYTRKQLDELTEFVKRPQIGATGLVYVRYQSDGILKSSVDKFYNADELKKWAEAFGAQPGDLMLVLAGTIDKTRKALNELRLEMGTRLGLRDKNKFSCLWVVDFPLLEWNEEHNRWHAMHHPFTSPNPEDIHLLETDPGKVRANAYDLVINGVEVGGGSIRIHDKALQQLMFKRLGFTDEDAQYQFGFLLNAFEYGAPPHGGIAFGFDRLCSLFGGADSIRDYIAFPKNNAGRDMMIDSPSLISEEQLKELCIRTTV, encoded by the coding sequence ATGCTACGTACACATACTTGCGGAGAATTAACAATTAAAAATGTAGGACAACAAGTAACACTTTGTGGTTGGATTCAAAAGTCGAGAGATTTGGGAGGGCTTACTTTTATTGATTTACGCGACCGTTATGGAGTTACACAATTGGCGTTTAATATGGACACCAATAATGCATTGTGTGAGTTGGCAAGAAAATTGGGTCGGGAATTTGTTGTAAAGGCAATTGGAAAAGTAGTGGAGAGAAGCTCTAAAAACTCAAAAATGACTACCGGAGATATTGAGATTGTGGTGGAGTCCTTGGAAACACTTAATTCATCTATTACACCTCCTTTTACAATCGAAGATAATACAGATGGTGGGGATGATTTGCGAATGAAATATCGTTATTTGGATTTGCGTAGAAATCCAGTGAAAGAGGCGTTACTGTTGAGGCACAGAATGGCAATTGAAACACGCAACTATTTAGATAAACAAAATTTTATTGAAGTAGAAACACCTGTTCTGATTAAATCTACACCGGAAGGTGCTCGAGATTTTGTGGTTCCTTCGCGCATGAATCCGGGACAGTTTTATGCATTGCCTCAGTCTCCGCAAACATTCAAGCAATTGTTGATGGTTGCAGGTTTTGACAGATACTATCAATTGGTAAAATGTTTTAGAGACGAAGATTTGCGTGCAGATAGACAACCTGAATTTACCCAGATAGACTGTGAAATGAGCTTTGTAGAGCGCGAAGATATTTTACAAACGTTCGAGGGGCTAACAAAATATTTATTTAAAACAGTGAAAGGTATTGATATACCTGTGGTTCCGCATATGACATATGCTGATGCTGCAAAGTATTATGGTAGCGACAAGCCAGATACACGCTTTGATATGAAGTTTGTTGAGTTGAATGAGGTGGTGAAAGGAAAAAATTTCAAGGTGTTTGATGATGCTGAATTGGTGGTGGGTATTTGTGCTAAAGGATGTGCAGAATATACTCGTAAGCAGTTGGATGAGTTAACAGAGTTTGTAAAGCGTCCGCAAATTGGCGCTACCGGGCTTGTGTATGTTCGCTACCAAAGCGATGGAATACTAAAATCAAGTGTGGATAAATTTTACAATGCGGATGAACTAAAAAAATGGGCTGAAGCTTTTGGAGCGCAGCCTGGAGATTTAATGCTAGTGTTAGCGGGTACTATCGATAAAACAAGAAAAGCTCTAAATGAGTTGCGTCTCGAAATGGGCACTAGATTGGGGTTGCGTGACAAAAACAAATTTTCGTGTTTATGGGTTGTAGATTTTCCGTTGCTAGAATGGAATGAAGAGCATAACAGATGGCATGCTATGCACCATCCGTTTACATCACCCAATCCGGAAGATATTCATTTATTGGAAACAGATCCTGGAAAAGTTCGTGCCAATGCGTATGACTTAGTTATAAATGGAGTAGAAGTAGGAGGAGGTTCAATACGAATCCACGACAAAGCATTGCAACAACTTATGTTTAAGCGATTAGGATTTACAGACGAAGATGCGCAATATCAATTTGGATTTTTGTTGAATGCGTTTGAATATGGTGCACCTCCGCATGGTGGCATTGCATTTGGTTTTGATAGATTGTGTTCATTGTTTGGAGGTGCCGATTCTATTAGGGACTATATTGCATTCCCTAAAAATAATGCAGGTAGAGATATGATGATTGATTCGCCTTCTCTTATAAGTGAAGAGCAGTTGAAAGAACTATGTATAAGGACAACAGTGTAA